The proteins below are encoded in one region of Styela clava chromosome 4, kaStyClav1.hap1.2, whole genome shotgun sequence:
- the LOC120326980 gene encoding uncharacterized protein LOC120326980, with translation MLNHQSNMKPSEIRFSQDDIGPNFSSNGKKKVNDVIHEILQGETFVSDFPPISVWYKNGSWYSENNRRLYMFRVLEYKGKISDINVTEDDPPRWRPNTSRDDGDSIRLRGGAQTYPHSIEEIRKAKRGRAMPLHRDHGNVGSHQGRQEVVESNQGFGWGTAALMGGALLAAGAAAMASSNRENNQNDRRRQQPQPENPRNEDCATQ, from the exons ATGCTCAATCATCAATCTAACATGAAGCCTTCAGAAATTCGCTTCAGTCAAGACGATATTGGGCCTAACTTTTCCTCTAATGGGAAAAAAAAGGTTAATGACGTCATTCATGAAATCCTGCAAGGAGAGACTTTCGTTTCCGACTTCCCTCCGATCTCTGTTTGGTACAAAAACGGTTCATGGTATTCGGAAAATAATCGTCGTCTGTACATGTTTAGAGTCTTGGAATATAAAGGAAAAATATCGGATATAAATGTAACGGAG GACGATCCCCCAAGATGGCGCCCAAATACGTCGCGTGATGATGGAGACAGTATCCGATTGCGTGGAGGAGCGCAAACATATCCTCACAGCATTGAAGAA ATACGCAAGGCTAAACGGGGCAGGGCAATGCCTTTACATCGGGATCACGGAAACGTCGGAAGTCATCAGGGAAGGCAAGAAGTTGTCGAAAGCAACCAGGG GTTTGGTTGGGGAACTGCTGCATTGATGGGAGGGGCACTACTGGCGGCCGGAGCGGCTGCCATGGCGTCGTCAAATAGAGAAAAT AATCAAAACGACAGACGTCGTCAACAACCGCAACCGGAGAATCCGAGAAATGAAGATTGCGCCACCCAGTGA